AAGCCTTCGAACCTCTCTCTGTGTAGGACCAGTAAGTCCTTAACCTTTGTTTGTTAGTTGTTTGTCCCTTCCTGACCCCTGATCTCCTGATTCAGCTTCTGCACAGGATGAGACGTCGAGGACTGAGGGTGAAAAAGCTGCAGAAGGGACTACGGTAAGCGTCCTCCAACTAAACATGTGTCACTGAGGGTCCTGGGCACAGCGTCCTTGGGGTCACTTATGTGAGGATGTGCGACCAGATTCACCCCTTCACTCTTCCTTTTACAGTGTACCTCTTTACAATTGTTTGTACATTCATCAGAATACAGCCTGTTTATTCACAAGCAACTAGTGACGTCACAGAGGCACGAGGCACGAGGCACAGTAGTGAtggcactagttcctagtaaaatGATAGGCTGAATACTGAATATTGGCCAGTCATAAACAAACCGTATTAAACATATATATCCTCTCTCTATTTGGCAGTTGAGATCACCTCCTATTACATTTGGTGCTGCTTGGGTCTTTCCATAGCATTGGAGATCCAACACAGCAATTGTAAGActttcagtgacagctgctgcatcAGAGCCCTTCTGCTGTGCAGAGAGACAAGCAGCAGCAACCGTGatcaactatcatcatcatcatcatcatcatcatttatttatatagcgccactaattccgcagcgctgtacagagaactcattcacatcagtcactgccccattggagcttacagtctaaattccctactatagacacacactcacacacagacagatagacagacagggagaaactagggtcaattttcgattgcagccaattaacctacaagtatgttttttggagtgtgggaggaaaccggagcacccggaggaaacccacgcaaacacagggagaacatacaaactccacacagataaggccatggttgggaatcgaactcatgaccccagtgctgtgaggcagacgtgctacccactaggccactgtgctgcccataactaTGAAAACAAAATAGTCGGTGTCCCAGGGAAGGACCCCGACTAAAGATTATTTTTGGGAAGGGAGGCTTTATCTATTTCCAGATACAAAGTAGTTTAGGAATTAGGGTGTTTGGGTGGAAAGCAAATAGTAGCAGCTAAATTATATACTTTGTTCATTTCATTTGTGTTTAAGCAAAAGAGTTTGATTATTTCAGTTTCTATTGAAAATAAgcgattaaaaaaagaaagaaaaaaaaaatctcccagcTACAAAGTAGTTACTAGTCACAGTTGTAGTAAAAAGCAGGCTCTAGTCCCAGCATTCCCAGTCTTTACTCCTGTCACATGTTCTGCATTACACAGGAGCAGCAGGAAGTGATGAGACATCTTTCCCAGGGAGGGGGGCGGGCAGCTGAGGGTTAAACACAGGCCCAAGTCTGTAACACCCAGCAGGGGAGGAGATAGAAGGGGGAGAGGATTGTTTACCAGCTAGGCCGAAAGAACGAGAAAGGGGAAGAAAGAGTTTAAAAGACAGGAAAGAAAGCAGACAATAGATATTTCAGGAGTTGAGAAAGTAACTGAGGAGTTAGCGTGGTGAGAATACAGTCAGCATTGTGTTTTATTTAGCTACACAGAGAGCAGTACATTAAGGGGGTGAGTTGAAAACTGGCCATGGAATGAGGTGAGTGTTGCGAAGGATAGTCAGAAGTACGTCAAGGGTGGGTGAGAGACCGTCGAGAGGCGCAAGGAAAAATACCTTTAGTAGAGATTAAGAAAGGAGTGAAAATCAGGTTACAGTGAGATAAGTGAAGGGTGGGACAAGCATTGTGCAGAAGGACAAGAGCACAGGAATTCGGGTAGGGATAGTTACTGGCAAGTTACAGGAAAGTAGTGAGAAAAAGTTTTGGGGTTGAAGTTATACTTTGGAGACACTAGAGAGGGGGAAATAGTGAAGAAAACTGAGTGACACATACAGGGTGAAATACCTAGTGGTTCGTTCAGCTTCACCTGGATGGATAtgaaagatgttttttttatgttcagaACGGTAAGTGACCTGAATGAAGCAGGGGTGGAGTGAGGGAGAGTGTATGCAAAGTAGATGGCAGTACAGTAATGCACACTAAgtgcattaaacaaatatagtagGATATTTAATAAGGTATAATCCAGTGCAAATGTTGTTTATAAAGAAAATTCACCAAATAAGCagaacattttcaatattgtagCTTCACTACATTTCACTTCTGCTATATTTCACTGCAAATGTCTAGTTCTGTTTATCAACATTCCAAGATCATTCAGCAAATGCACCATAATAAACTCAGAAGTTGCACACTGAAGGCCTAACTATATTACTGCTGTGATTTCCTTGTTACATCTACATAGACAGCACAGAATATGGACTATTTCTAGCACTTTCCATACTGTTATATGAATTGTCATCAGCCTCTTATTCTGACAGTTTAATAACCCTACCTTTTATAAAACTTGCAAACTGAACTATAGGACATTGTCACTTGTACAGCATCTAATCCAATAACGTCACATATATCACTCTCTACACTGCCCAGGCAGCAACGTTAATCACAAATTCTCTCTTGGGTCTGATATATAGGGGGGAGATTCAATCCAGCGCAGTGTGTCTCCGGGACATCCACAGAGACATGTTGCGCAGTTGTTATGACAGGAATCATTGTGATGTCTCCgcgccacatcgccagcaattgaatctcccccatagtttTAAAAAGAATGAATTCCTAAAGTATTtgtcaatttatttttgtttagctCCCAGATTTAAAGCAGCATGtaccctgcatatattgctgtgTATATAGTACGTTTTCATCCATCATAATTTGTATCTGAATGTCTGCAATGGTGCATGCTCCATGTCACTGAATGCAGAAAATAAGTGTATCTTTTAATAACAAGTCTTCATGTTTCTGATTGTAGCTGGCTATTCTTAAGATAAGAAGTCAGGTCTGTCTGAGTAGTGTAATAAATACCAGTTTCTACTGCCTACTAAATCTGCAAAGACTTACGTTTGTTTTACCTATATATCTGACTATAGTGATtacaaatatacaaacatatatagaGAACTACTTCATGACAGTGATATCTATATTCCTTCAGAATAAGTAATTGATCATCTAAAATGATTGTACAGACTCTTCGATTACAATATTACAACAGAAGCAGAATCTGATAAATTACAATACAAATAGTCATTGCTccaaatacatacacacagagggcCCGATTTTGAgtcaggagcaaagcaaaaaaaaaaggagcaaatttgcaccttggcaaaaccatgttgcataagagggggaggtaaatttaaaatgtagggacagatttatagtggggatacggaatgtcctagatcaactttaattccagtgtaaatcaaatcaaatatttgtgtgctacatgacacaaacagtatttatcttatgtgcaaaatagtaagtCAATAtgtaccctttgcattgtaacatggtttgtccaggttccaagttgctccttttctttgttttgctcctaactcaaaatcaggcccagagtgtcatTCCAACATAAAATAAACCAATGCACCAGTGTGGAGGACGATATATGTGCCGTCAGGCATTTTAATGAACTTTACTCAACATTAAAACTAGCACTAGTCCCCtagtaaatacacatacatacggGGACATTTAAGACGACTGCTGCACAAGGAAAATGTACTGTAtctcatagcaactaatcagatgttTATATCCAGAAAAAATAAGAGTCTggctgatttataattcattatcttTTTCTCTGCatcagttttcagaaatgttccCTAGAATCTGTACACAAATGAGCAGAAAATAATATGCATACATAACTCTAGTCACATACATGCAAATAATGACATAACTAACAACTACAACCGGCAAACATTAATTACACTACAATACACTACGCTCCAGCACTTACCTGCTGTTCATATGATAGTTCCGCACAAAGACCTCATATAACAGCACTGGTTACTATTTAGGGCAAAGACAGTCGCACGCATCATAATAAAACTTAGGTATGTAAAAAAAGCACAaataaaataccaaatggtaAGATCCAGCCTGCACAATTTTGTTTCATCATTTCTCCTCCTCTTGTATCTCCTAAGTGTTGTctatgtcatttattttgtaatttgtcTTCTTTATCAGCTTAGTGCTCATTGTCTGTGAAATAATATCTATATCTTACTCCTTTAGGTTTTTTGCTGTCCCTTCTGTGCTTACGTTAGTCCCTCTGAAGAACAGGTTCATAGCCACGCTGTGTCTCAGCATGCCCTACAGCCTACTTTTCGTTGCCCATTGTGCCAGGAGCAGCTGACAGGAACTGTAAACCTGAGAGGACACCTGGGACATGGGCACAATGTGGTCTCTGAATGTGTGGAGAAATTGCTGCAGGTGGTgagtatttatataaatacacatagcaATGAAAAGGGAACGGGAAGGATTTCTACATGTCTTGACCTTTTGGCCCCTTACCCATGGTGAAAGTACACGCTTTCTCCATAGGTTTTTTTATGCTTAGAAAAAAGCATTAAGATGGTTATGGGAATGGAACCTATTGGTTCCAAAATCTGCATACCCAATAGAAACTGCAGTGTGGAGTGTCTGCATTGCAGTGCCATTTTTCTAACGCTGCCTACGTGTCATGTGCCTGTTACACTGCTAGTGAATACATTGAGTTCAGTGGATTGTCCTCTACTATGCCCCTACCCGCAAGTGGAAGCGCTGGTTAACACTGCCCATCAAAAGCAATCAGATTTCTCTTGCATTGTCACTTAATGGTCCCAGACAGTCAGAGTATAATATAAGctaactgctaaaaaaaaaataactagctGTACTTACACACTTCGCCTACATAGTTTCTCTCATCATAATATACCACACATTGTCAATGCATTGCACAAATCTTTGTCTACATTTATTTCTTTAGTATACAAATATATGTGCTACAATTTTTATATGACCTTTTTCAGGCACAGAAAGTGAATATTAGCTTCAGGACCAGGATTATTCCCGTGAGAGTTATAGAAGAACCAGATCAACCTGTTACAGAAAACCAACTTTCCTGTGAGTATTCTATTTGTATCTCATTTGGACTTGTGTATTTGtttacctgtttttgttttttttttgtttggtttttattATTAACCTTGCTGCATCTGTATGCAGCTTGTGTTTGGATGACACtttgttatttttaattgtaGACATTATTAGTTGTTCTTCAATAtcatattttataatgttttttcttCACAGGTGATGCCACAGAAACTTCCCCTCCAGAATCCCCAGGTGAAATTTCCACAAGCCCCTTTGAAACAGTTGATTCTATTGCTGATATTGAGAAGGCCACAGATGAGACTGCATGCCCCTTGTGCCCAATAACTTCTGAAAATTCTCATGACCTAAGGACACACTGGGAGAAAGATCATCCTGAGCTTAGTCCCTCTGATATCCAGCAAGCATGTGAAGCCCGTGCCCGAGAAGTTGATACTGTAGAGCAGGAGGACAGAAAGGAGTCTCAGGAAAGCACACCTGCTCATCCTCAACAATCTACCTATCGAAAGACCACCAACTTTGCCATGGACAAGTTTATGGATCCTTCTAGGCCTCACAAATGTGTGGTGTGCAAGGAATCCTTTACCCAAAAAAATATCCTGCTAGTACATTATAATTCAGTATCACATTTGCACAAAGTGCGTAAAGCTTCTCTTGATCCATCCCTTTCTACTCGACAGGAATCTGGAGTGGGACCCACGGGACACAGTGTTCAGACAGGACAGGACAAACCCTACAAATGCACTGTATGCCACGTATCATACAACCAAAGCTCCACACTAGAAATTCACATGCGTTCTGTACTCCATCAGACTCGCTCCAGGGGCTCAAAGCAAGATCCTGTAAAGATCCCCTCCGAAAAACCTCAGAGAGACCCTGGAATTAAGAGTGAAACTACTACTGATAGTAGAGGAGAAGAGGTCCAAGGAGTTGATGCACCTAAAAAGAGACAACAGCAACTTGGACCCTGTATGGGAGTTCCTATATTGCCCACTAGTGTTGCTCCTACCCCGATGCAACTGTCCATGGATTTGTCTAGATCACCCTCACTTGTCCACCCTTCTCCACTTTTTGCACCATCACTGCTTCCTTCATTTCCACTTATTCCAGAAGCCCTCTTGAAGCTCCAGCGTCAACAGCAGCAACTTTTGCTGCCATTCTATCTGCAAGAGCTCAACGTCAGTGGAGATGGTGGTTCAGCTCCTCTATTGACCTTTGGCGGTGCCCAACAGCCTCCACCTATCAAAGATGAGGGTGATCAACCCAGTGCAACTCCAAGACCAGCAAGTGAGAAGGATGAGAGAATCCCAGATGAACGTGATGCTGCCACTGGAGAGACCACTGCTTCACAGAATCCAGATTCTTCAACCAAGGTTTCTGGAGATCCCACAGGATCTGCAGCACGAGCTTTGCTAGAAAATTTTGGTTTTGAGCTGGTCACGCAGTACAATGAAGGAAGACAGCCGATTACTTCCCAGGCTCAGCTTCTGCCAcggcctcctgctcctccacctgAAATTCCACCTACACCTTCTTCCACAGAAAAACTTCAGTGTGGTACTTGCAGCAAACTTTTTTCTAACAGACTGATCCTTAAAACACATGAGGAGCACATGCACCAACGTTTGCTCCCTTTTGAGGCCTTGAGCCAGTATGCTGCCAATTATCGCCGGAGCTATGATAATCACAACCCTGCTGGAGCTAACACTGATACAGCAGAGTCTACTGTTGCTCCATTGGACTTCTCTGTAACTTCTCAGCTCACTCATTGTTCTAAAGAAGTGGATCAACAAGAGGCTGTAGTTGAACATGGCATTACTGTGGAACAGCTCAGTTTCCTGCATAGCCTGATGGATTTTCCAGGGTCTCTGTTGGAAGAGCAAATTCTATGGGCAGCTGATAAGACTGGCCTATCCCCAACAACTATCAGGCACTGGTACAAACAGAGAGAAAAAGGTATTCAAGAAGCTCAAgaagaagaatcagaggaggctTTGCGGACTGATCGATTGGGTCATCGGCGTTTCTCCCGCACAAAATTCTCTGACTTTCAGACACAGGCACTAAACAGTTTCTTTGAATTCAGTGCCTACCCTAGAGATAGTGAGGTAGAGCATTTGTCAGACCTTTTAGGTCTTTCTGGACGGGTAGTAGTAGTCTGGTTTCAAAATGCTCGTCAGAAAGTACGAAAGCAAGTTGCAGAAACTGGGACTTCTCATTCACCCCCAGTGCATCCTAGTCAACCAGGAGAGCGCCCTGCTGCCAACAGTAAAGTACCACCTTGTCGTAAATGTGGCGTCACCCTCCCTTGCATATTTCAACTAATTCGACATCTGAAAATTTGTTATAGTGAGCAGACTGAAGAAGAAACTGAGGTGGAAGAGAAAGAAGATGACTCGGGTAAAACTGTATGTAGAGAAGAGTCACAGTCAGATCATATCAGTGGTCCAGAACTCCAATTAATAAACTCCCAGGAAAAACAAGAGAAAGAACAAGATGAAACTCTGGGTGCACAAGAACCTTTAAATACAGTCACAAAAGCAAATGTTGATTCACCTAAAATAAATGAGGAAAACATTCAACTTCCAGAGCAAAATGATCAGCCCACAGAGCCAATTGAACCTACTATCCTTAGTAGCTCAGCTGAACAGAACCAAAACAAATCATTACCAAGCAGTAGTCAAAACTCAGCCCCATTGATGGACCTCTCTCTACTTATCcctggagggaatggggaggtGGGCTGTCAGAGAAAAAGAAAGCATGAGGAAGAGAGTCTCTCTCCCACAGGAAGTGAAGGTGGGGATGAGCCTCCCAAGGACAAGCGCTTGAGAACCACTATATTACCTGAACAATTAGATATTTTACATCGTTGGTACCTACAGGACTCCAACCCCACACGAAGCACGCTAGAGCGCATATCCCTTGAAGTAGCATTGAAGAAAAGAGTGGTTCAAGTTTGGTTTCAGAACACAAGGGCTCGTGAACGTAAAGGTCAGTACAGAGGAGTACCAACTGCTACTGTCTCAGCTCCCCGACCGCAAGATGAATCGCCAAATGAAGGGCCAAAAAGAGAGAGTACAAGTTACTATTATAACGTTCCTTCAAGCCAGGTGTTGCCCCAGTTAATAGCTAAATCGGTCTCGCCAGCTGTACAAACCTCATCTTCTTCAGTACTGTCAAAACCTCAGGCTTCTTCCAGTCTGACAACGACCACAGTTTCCCAGTCTCTGGTTAATCCAACCCAGGCTCTCTCTGGCATACTTAGTGTTGCACAAGTTTTACCTGGCTTAGTTAATCCTTCCAAAGGGATCCCTAATCTTGCTAGTTCGTCTCAACCTTTGTCTGGCCTTGTCAATCCACCTCAAGCTTTATCTGGTTTAATAACTCCAAGCCAAAACTTTCCAGGTCTAGTTAATCCTGCACAAGTCCTTTCCAGCCTTGTAAGCACTTCTCAGGCTTCACCAGGTTTGCTGTTGGCTTCTTTCACAGCCAAACCTGCAGCACCACCAATTTTGTTGTCTTCTCCCCCAGAGTCTATATTGCATGCCTCTCCCAGCCACCAAGTGTCTCACTCATCAGTAGGACAGAGTGCTGAGCCTGACAAAACACCAGCTCTATCAATTCCTGATACTTCTAAAGTTGCAACCTCAGAACAGCAAAATGCAGACCACCAAACTCTGGGGAACCAAGGGGGAGTCGGCAAAATAGCAGAAGAGAGGGGATTCACTAAAACCATGGAATCCCTTATGCATAGCCCACAAGGTGGAGACATGAGTGATTCATCAAGCTCAGATACTGGCCCTTCTAGTCCAGGTAAAGGAGCTTTAAATTCTGAAGGACTGATGGGGTCCTCAGGGGCTAGACGTTACCGTACCCAAATGAGTAGTCTCCAGTTACGAATATTAAAGGCCTGTTATTCAGAATATCGTACTCCAAGCATGCAAGAGTGTGATTGCCTTGGTGGGGATATTGGGCTACAGAAGAGGGTTGTCCAGGTTTGGTTCCAGAATGCCAGAGCTAAAGAAAAGAAAGCCAGACTCCAAGGTCTGGTTGGCACAGCGCTTACCAACGAAGGACCTCAACCAACAGAATGTACCCACTGCAACATAAAATACGGGCCTACCATCCCATGCCGTGCCCACATATTCTCCAGACAGCATATTGCAAGGCTGCGAGTGTCAATACAACAGCAACTTAAGGAGGAAAGCCGTTACCGGGACTCGCATCCAAGTGGAGGAGCACCTCCTGTTTCTGAAACCAAATCAACCTCGCAGATACTCAGTTTCCAGAATCCTACAACAGTGTCACCCCAAATCCAGAGGCTCACACCGTTGCTGATGCCAGGTCAGGGCATTGCTGCACCAATCGGTGGATTGGCAACATTCAACACAGGTAAAAAATTTGGGAGTAGGAAACTTAAACCAATAACTGCAGGTTTCATATTGAAGAACGTAAGATGGGGTATAATGTTGAATGCTGGAATATATTAGGTTTCATGTTATATACCTGTTGGGcttataataagaaacataggAATTAATAAAACAAGGCCAAGTAGACAGAAGACAAAGTGATTGGTGGCAATTAATGTGGTAATTTAGAGTACACACATATAATATTGAGATATCGGACTCAAAAGGTCAAATAGAAATATAAAAGGAAAGGTTGAGAGTTGCAGACAGAAgtcaaagaaacatttttcttaatattAAGTAGATAAGCAGatctgcaaataaaataaaatccaaaatGGTTACTATTGGAGGGCTGCACTCTGGCAGCATTCAGTCTGCAGTTAAAGAATGCAGGATCGGAAAAAATGGATTAGTCACACTCTAAGAAGAGAGACTAGAAACTCCTATTCTATCTCCCTCCTAGCAGTGCTCTAGACACACTTTAAGGTGGCAGAAGGGACACTAATGTAGCAAAAATAAACACTTGGCCTGCCTGTTGGAATAGTTACATACTCATGACTCACAAAAACCTTTCACCAGCTGATGAACAGAGGTATTCTGCAGTGGACAGATAtgaaagaggaagaaaaagaacataatatatttataattgtaaAACATATATTCTATAATAGTCATATATTTTGTCAACAATATTGCTATGTATTTCATCCTACCACATCCACATGTTAGAATACATTAGATACATAACGTTCTACTCTGTTACTAGTTTATTACCTATATAAACCATCCTACATTCATACACTACAACAGTGATGGACACCATGATATACTTTGGGGGATGTATGGTGTGGCCCTCTAATCTTCCTctgtaatctcagtaataagttaaaataatttaattaaagacagagacgcctatctgtaataacatttcaGCAGTCATATTAAAGATATgtaacaagctataacaaacaattcTGACTATAAAGCAGGATGGAGCTAGGAGCCGTAGGTGAAGGCTCTGAGGGCTACAAGCAGCCCTACGGCCGTCTGTTGTCACATTAACCTTACAATCACTGTACCATGTTATTAAATGCATTCTAGCTAAAGTCTGCTTTCTATACAGTCAGTTATCTTGTACTAGTGGGACCAAATCAATATCTCCCTGTTCATGCAAAGAACATAAGGAAACATACAGAAAGGTGCAGAACAGATACACACATAAAACCATCTGCAATTCTTAGACTGTACCTCCCTTATAAAAGTAATTTCCCCCCTGCCATTCACTTTGTTGAGCCCTAATTCTAGTAACAtacacagcaatttttttttccactgccATGATTGTATGTGTGAATCATACAACTGTTGTATCATCTGTGGGAATTACACAATCAAAGCAAAATATTCCATTATGATCAAGATCTTCATAATTACTGGTGGCTGTACATGGGAAATTACATTCATAACTTTCCTCAAACTGAATTCTTGCAATAAACAATAGTTTATAGCTACAATATTTATAGAAGATGATCACACACATGGGCCAATAGCGGTCATCTTCTGAACTGAATTTCTGCCATGCCCTATAATGATCCTGTCTGTTTCAATAGGATTCTAATCTATTATTGCAGTCATTTTTGGGCCACACGCTGTGATATTACAGCATTTGTGGTCGTCAATAAAATGTGTTGAAATGTAAAAACCTTGcagaagaaaaatgtttttccaaAAGCCTACAGATAATGGTATTCTACAAATGGGCAGGTCATTACAGTTCCATAGCCCACTATCGCACCAGTGTAGATGACCCCGTCCGTTCATAATCGATGCACAGCAATCCCGTTGTAAAGGGATAGCAATGTGGAAGTAGTCCTTGGACACCATGTTAAGCTTTTAATAAGCCTGATACCCCACAGACAGTACTCAGGGGTAGCAGACACTTCCTTTAAGCAAACTTGACATGAATCCTGGCTCAGTGTGTGAGCAGTGGGAGCAACCAGATAGAAATTAAAACTTTGTATATCTGTTAAAAAATTCCAAGTCCATAAACACCATTCCGAACATCAGCAGACAGTAAGTGAGTCCTGACACTCCTGGTCTGAGGCTGGTGTAAGACAAGTTGGTTAACAAACCTCCTGGGTTGAACACTTTTCACGATTAGCCAAGGCCGCGGCTATTCACTTAAAATCTGCTACAAATAACTTTAACTGGTAACATTAACAACTTATGTAATCACAACTCCAAGAGGTGAGCAATAAACATAAAATAGATGAAGCCAAAGCAGTTCAACCAAAGTACAGGTCAGCATTTACACTAGTTATAATCAAGCATAATTTTAATCATAGGAAGCAAAAGAAGTTTACAGCAAGCGCACAAGTAATAATGGAAGCCAAACATTCGGCCTAGTAGCAGTGGGGAGCGGTGTCCCCCGTCAGTACTGCCAATAAGTCTGCTTTTCCAGTTTTCCCACAACTCTGCCTCCCACGTCTCATTAAAAGACAGGCTGACTTGCACTGCAGCTAACTTTACACCTCTCCAGTGCCCTCTTCAGCTTTATAAACACCACTACATTAAAATCACAGACAACACAGCCCTATTCACACTTTCCTTCAAGCCTCATCCCAATGGAAAGTACTAACAGTCTCCACACATACTGCAAATAAGCAAAGTGTCCTCACTCGTTTGTGCGGTGAAACCACAAAAGTTTGGTGTGGATAACAAGTTGAAAACAATAGACAAGACCATTTCTAGCACTATTAGCAAATTAACCATTTAAGACCAGCAAAATATGTGCAAATTACCACATAGAGGCCTctattcaaataataaaataaaaaaatataaacattaaatacAAATCACAACCTCGAAAAATACAGCATTACAAATGACAAAAGTTGTATAGGGAAATGGGGAAATGCTACAAAGTAAAAACATAACTAACAAAAGCAATGGGaagaaaaacagatatgcaaatgTCACTAAAGCAAGAGTGTATCATTGTGGATAAAATTGTACCCTCAAACATTATGCACATATAAAAGAGGTATAAGTGTTCATCTGATCAAATACCAGCTCCCCGTAAATTAGCAAAGTGAGTCAATGCCTAACTAAATTTAATTTTCCTGGGTGTTGTGTGCTGAATAGCAAATTCCCTAAAAAATGGTCTGTTTATAGTGACAAAAAAAGAAAGGAATTTGAAAGAGCTAACATACTGAAGGATAGCACAAAATGAACAccaaacaacagaaacaacttTTAGCTGAAAAAGAtttaaacattataataatataaatgtttttattcctTATAAAAGCCAGTGGCCTGGTAAGAGGTGAAGCTTGAGAAGGAACAGGAAATAAATTACATTAACTTTGTAGGAAGCAAGAAGTAGGGTAGAAGTTATATTTTTAGTTGGATTGGGTCTGCAAACTATGCAGATACTGTATAATCAAAAGCTTGGCAACGGGTTTCTATGTAGAAAACAGTTgtctaaaaataatataatttatttaaaaatgtacaatgctTTACCTATTCTAATATTTTGTAAATTGTACAAAAGAGTGCCAAAATGTCCACATTTTGCTGAAAATGTGGAAAACATTGCAGCTACTAGTAAGAGGTGAAGAGTGCTGGATACATAGGAAGAATGTTAATTGTTATTGTTTAAAACACCAGGACATGGTAGTTCAGGCAAAGAT
The Mixophyes fleayi isolate aMixFle1 chromosome 1, aMixFle1.hap1, whole genome shotgun sequence DNA segment above includes these coding regions:
- the ZFHX2 gene encoding zinc finger homeobox protein 2 isoform X1 → MDAGECFLTSSGQDEKNSWPLDLNLPLCPKATKDTPILPPNPSPESSSSASSSASAKGGGYRAVSPTSSILQPPLVTQNSPNPTYLPKLSSPSQPNFKKEDKDGGEALVGHVLFSSDGTVYLLKDEEEEEGALPSPASPRDPQKSTVLPRPPLTSFCLTATYQGFCSNQISRHTSAEAASLTEPAPGTSPRIQDQPKEKDAGGQKGEDDLRHKPTGESIRTQRVDGTWICLLCQLNFRSGSQLGCHASHFHGLEHPYQDQLASGESSGIIYRSSGQLFLSLLEPKKSHNVLDAGQELENVNLSGVQTAPLLDIIQSAPEQSGTSENFMKNTNHNDTKSQVAFQGNPEGSPKLSMGLVPDSPLSYHKCDSTGTTFNSNEAKDSKIHIDEKNGVANWCSEVSEAVDEDGEEEVEDLPENNLSASQPLDINEQLLTNQSFYGSMMTNSFVQMAALHGSDKGGNQTDADRGPLALDECTASSGPQPFQSLSLQGQFALLHSRNSCKTLKCPKCNWHYKYQQTLDVHMKEKHPESHSHCSYCHSGQQHPRLARGESYNCGYKPYRCEACNYSTTTKGNLTIHMQSDKHLANLQGFQGSGPTPNPAVPPLAAPTANTGQGEAGNTSPTDRQLKQKASWHCKVCNYETNISRNLRIHMTSEKHMQNVLLLHQGLGMGQDNFPFYGGPLAPEQALEHPLLFNPMHFSSSGSQACSLLTPDSPSGSQVNALGSSAMAIPVPPPLPDSPSSCPEEELSPGVFRCLVCRSFTTDSLEGLLSHASRGRSLPEREWREVRGDLHCCRLCTYSTQLKANFQLHLKTDKHAQKYQLAAHMREGGAALATAQASAAELPISGYSQASSFPPLHLRCNLCEYESNSREKIQMHVQGGGHEESLRVYKFLQAIEGAGGSDVCFRCAPCDSTAGSRIGMMSHLRSTSHHQSLTQWRLTHGEAVLERIISVCRNQQEHGKVSKTPEVISNPDPGEENTDTSQASAQDETSRTEGEKAAEGTTVFCCPFCAYVSPSEEQVHSHAVSQHALQPTFRCPLCQEQLTGTVNLRGHLGHGHNVVSECVEKLLQVAQKVNISFRTRIIPVRVIEEPDQPVTENQLSCDATETSPPESPGEISTSPFETVDSIADIEKATDETACPLCPITSENSHDLRTHWEKDHPELSPSDIQQACEARAREVDTVEQEDRKESQESTPAHPQQSTYRKTTNFAMDKFMDPSRPHKCVVCKESFTQKNILLVHYNSVSHLHKVRKASLDPSLSTRQESGVGPTGHSVQTGQDKPYKCTVCHVSYNQSSTLEIHMRSVLHQTRSRGSKQDPVKIPSEKPQRDPGIKSETTTDSRGEEVQGVDAPKKRQQQLGPCMGVPILPTSVAPTPMQLSMDLSRSPSLVHPSPLFAPSLLPSFPLIPEALLKLQRQQQQLLLPFYLQELNVSGDGGSAPLLTFGGAQQPPPIKDEGDQPSATPRPASEKDERIPDERDAATGETTASQNPDSSTKVSGDPTGSAARALLENFGFELVTQYNEGRQPITSQAQLLPRPPAPPPEIPPTPSSTEKLQCGTCSKLFSNRLILKTHEEHMHQRLLPFEALSQYAANYRRSYDNHNPAGANTDTAESTVAPLDFSVTSQLTHCSKEVDQQEAVVEHGITVEQLSFLHSLMDFPGSLLEEQILWAADKTGLSPTTIRHWYKQREKGIQEAQEEESEEALRTDRLGHRRFSRTKFSDFQTQALNSFFEFSAYPRDSEVEHLSDLLGLSGRVVVVWFQNARQKVRKQVAETGTSHSPPVHPSQPGERPAANSKVPPCRKCGVTLPCIFQLIRHLKICYSEQTEEETEVEEKEDDSGKTVCREESQSDHISGPELQLINSQEKQEKEQDETLGAQEPLNTVTKANVDSPKINEENIQLPEQNDQPTEPIEPTILSSSAEQNQNKSLPSSSQNSAPLMDLSLLIPGGNGEVGCQRKRKHEEESLSPTGSEGGDEPPKDKRLRTTILPEQLDILHRWYLQDSNPTRSTLERISLEVALKKRVVQVWFQNTRARERKGQYRGVPTATVSAPRPQDESPNEGPKRESTSYYYNVPSSQVLPQLIAKSVSPAVQTSSSSVLSKPQASSSLTTTTVSQSLVNPTQALSGILSVAQVLPGLVNPSKGIPNLASSSQPLSGLVNPPQALSGLITPSQNFPGLVNPAQVLSSLVSTSQASPGLLLASFTAKPAAPPILLSSPPESILHASPSHQVSHSSVGQSAEPDKTPALSIPDTSKVATSEQQNADHQTLGNQGGVGKIAEERGFTKTMESLMHSPQGGDMSDSSSSDTGPSSPGKGALNSEGLMGSSGARRYRTQMSSLQLRILKACYSEYRTPSMQECDCLGGDIGLQKRVVQVWFQNARAKEKKARLQGLVGTALTNEGPQPTECTHCNIKYGPTIPCRAHIFSRQHIARLRVSIQQQLKEESRYRDSHPSGGAPPVSETKSTSQILSFQNPTTVSPQIQRLTPLLMPGQGIAAPIGGLATFNTGPPPSLIGMTSSVPPALLPRAAPPTPSSSHTTNDTTKDSSQPTLTPEITGTSALKAASLMGAPFMPFSLAPAATPLFTPQIQGPYFQQLYGLKKRLFPINPVIPHTLLGLLPAPLKLAPGTSSPRKPEPSQTKATGECRGGQESTLGEEESVERDDDLDDEDIPMVDVAIRYQCQRCKTSYDEEGEAEAHQRAGCYTDPPPHPPPIRVRVCTYHCLSCQVLLQGPAARSQHLRSQQHRAQSACSDGASPAIPQLRPKSAATSVLMAL